In Globicephala melas chromosome 20, mGloMel1.2, whole genome shotgun sequence, the genomic window ACCCTTGTGGGATAGAGGGCACTGTAAAGGCTGGCGGTCTCACTGTCGAGACCCTGGTCTCTTTCACACCCCCAAGAGCAGGAGGAGGTGAGAACCCCTGGGGTCAAAGGGGCTTTGCGTTTTTCTGGCCTTCAGTGGGGCCGTCACAGGTCTGCTTTTTGGGGATGGACCCAGCCTCTCTTTGGCCTCAGTTCTCTTTGTAAAAAGGGGGTGGGTGGCAGGTGGGAGAAAAGGTTTAGAAAGTCACTTGCAAACTCTGCAGGGCTCTGTGGGTGGGGCTGAGAGCAGCCCTGCCACCTGCCCACCTGTACCTGTGGTTCGTGGGAGGGCTGGTGGGGCACCACACTGCGCCCTTTCTACGGTTTTGGAGCCCCTTGGGGTTCAGACAGGCTTTGGCCAGCCTCTAGGGTCCACTGTCATGGCTGCGTCATCCAGGCCTCCTGAGCGATGGCCAGGGTTGCTGCTGCTCCGGCCTATGACGCCTCACACCCCCCACATCTCCCTAGAACTCGTCGGCGCCTCTGGCTGAAGACATCGACCCCGAGGTGAGGACACCCTGTGTGTGGTGCTTTCCCCTTGCTGCCTCCTGGCCCTTGGGAGTGACCCCCTCTTGCCTGTGCAGCTCGCCCGGTACCTCAACCGGAACTACTGGGAGAAGAAGCAGGAGGAGGCTCGGAAGAGCCCCACGCCATCTGCACCGGTGCCTCTGGCAGAGCCCGCCGCCCAGCCTGGGGAGGCACACACAGTCCCTGCCAGTGTGGAGGTAAGGGGGCTGCTCTCAGGCTCCTGGCCATGGTCCCTTGGGAGGGGGCTGCCAGGACAGGCCAGGGGCGGAGTCCCAGTCACTCTCTGGTGTCTTCCAGACTTCCCTCCCGGAGACAGACCCTCAACCTGTAAATCCGGCCGGAGGCCCCTTTAGTGAGGTAAGCCATGGCTCCCTCCTCAGGCTGGGGGCATACTTGGCCTCCCGGAGCGCAGTGTGCTAGGCCCTGCCCAGGCATCTATCAGGAGCGCCGAGCTGTGTCCTCAGTGACCTCCTGGAGGCAGGCCATTGCAGCTCATGGCTCTCCGTTGAACCTCGCTGGGCTGGCTGTGGGCCAGAGCTCGGCTACTCGCGCCCTACTCTGAATGGATTGGAATATTCTGGGGCTCTGCACTTTGGTGCCCAGGGGAATAAGAGGCTAGAGCCAGGACAGCCTTGTCTCGGCCACACTGCGTCTCTGGGTAAAACCCAAGCCtccctgggccttagtttcctcacgtGTGAACCGGGTGCTGAGGGTGCCCCTTGCAGACCCACCGGGAGGACCAAGTCAGATGTGCAGCAGGTTCGGAGCTCAGCGGCCAGATGGTGGGTCCCTGCCCCTGCTCGGGGACCTGGGGGCAAAGGAGGCACTCAGCCAGACCCCCTGTGCCCCAGCAGCAATACCAGAATGGGGAGTCGGAGGAGAGCCACGCACAGTTCCTGAAAGCCCTGCAGAATGCCGTCACCACCTTTGTCAACCGCATGAAGAGCAACCACGTGCGGGGCCGCAGCATCACCAACGACTCAGCCGTGCTGTCCCTTTTCCAGTCCATCAACGGCATGCACCCCCAGCTGCTCGAGCTGCTCAACCAGCTGGATGAGCGCAGGCGTAGGTGCCGCACACACCCTCCCGGGCGTCCCTCTGGGGCCACGGGGGCTCCCGTCAGGGGCCGGCCACATCCCCTCGGGGCAGTGGGTGCCCTCCACCAGGCGTCATCAGGCCTGGGGTCgtgtgggcagggctgccctgAGGGACCTTGGGTTCTACAAGAAATAGTCCCAGTGGCAGGAAACGTCCCACTGAGCGCCGGACAGTCAGCTGGAGGaagtgtgtgcgtgcgtgcgtgcttGCCCACCCACCCTGGAGCCCTTATGCCAGCTGTGCCCTGTTGACAAGCGCTCAGCTGGGGAGCCATTGCCAAGGCCCCcgctctgccctctccccacagtGTACTACGAGGGGCTGCAGGACAAGCTGGCGCAGATCCGTGATGCCCGGGGGGCACTCAGTGCCCTGCGGGAGGAGCACCGGGAGAAGCTGCGCCGCGCAGCCGAGGAGGCCGAGCGCCAGCGCCAGATCCAGCTGGCCCAGAAGCTGGAGATCATGCGGCAGAAGAAGCAGGTGCAGCAGCGGCGGCCCAgccctgggggtgtggggggcaaaGCCAGCACTGACGGCTGCCTCATGGCCCACAGGAGTACCTGGAGGTGCAGCGGCAGCTGGCCATCCAGCGCCTGCAGGAGCAGGAGAAGGAGCGGCAGATGCGCCTGGAGCAGCAGAAGCAGACCATCCAGATGCGGGCCCAGATGCCAGCCTTCTCCCTGCCCTATGCCCAGGCACGTGCCTGCCACACGTCCCACTCCCTCCAGGCACCCTGGTAACTGAGAACTGCTCTGAAAGCCGTCTCTCTATCCTCAGCTCCAGGCCATGCCTGCAGCGGGGGGCGTGCTGTACCAGCCCTCTGGCCCAGCAAGCTTTGCGGGGACCTTCAGCCCGGCGGGCTCAGTGGAGGGCTCTCCCATGCACACCATGTACATGAGCCAGCCGGCCCCAGCCACCAGCGGCCCCTACCCCAGCATGCCTGGGGCCGCAGCAGGtaacggggtgggggtggggcggatgGGCAGAGGGCCAACAGCCCAGATGAGCCCTGGACCactatctctttcttcttttattatttcagtgTGATTTCAGAGTTACAAAACAGTTGGCAGAATGGTACAAAGAATTTTTCAGATTCCCAGACATTTCCTTGTCAGCACTTACCCTCTCCACACACACTTTTTCTTCTGACCCGATTTAGGGTGCACGGCAGGCGTGACGCCTTTTACTCCTAGAGGCCTCGGTGCATTTGCTAAACCAGGATGCTCCCCACGGCCTGGGTACAGATGCCGGAACAAGGGCTCTGAGGCCGTGTTGTGACTGTGTCCATAGCCGGCTCAGCTCCCACACAGTCCCAGTACCCCGTTTGTGCCAACAGGAAACCCGTCACATGTTTAGCTGTCCTGCTTCTCTCACCTCCTTTAATCTAGAATGTTCCTTGGTCTGCCCTGGCATTCTGTGACACTGACTTCCCAAAGAGCACTGGCCCGTCATCTTGCAGACAACCCCTGTTTGGGTGTCACTGGTCTTCGGAGAGTGTGACATTCTGGGGGTCCTTTGCTATCTTTGTTGATTTCACTTACTTTCGTTTCGTGAGAATGTGAAACACAAACTTGGTTCCAAAAGtcataaagagaaggaaaggtcAGAAGAGGGCCCCCACCGTCCTCGCCACTTCGGGGTGGTgagctctttcctcttttcctccagaTCCCAGCATGGTAAGCGCTTACATGTACACAGCAGGGGCCGCTGGCACGCAGGCAGCCCCTCAGGGCCCCACCGGGCCCACCACCAGCCCAGCCTACTCATCCTACCAGCCCACTCCCACGCAGGGCTATCAGGTAGGTGGGAAGGCCGCCCCCTCCCCTACAAGGCCACTGGGGCAACTGGGCTCAGCCTTCTTCCATTGCCTCCTCCCCTCCATAGAACGTGGCTTCCCAGGCCCCGCAGAGCCTCCCGGCCATCTCCCAGCCTCCACAGTCCAGCACCATGGGCTACATGGGGAGCCAGTCAGTGTCCATGGGCTACCAGCCTTACGGCATGCAGGTGAGAGGTTGTGGGGGCATCGGGTGGGGGCAGTGCTGGGCAGGCTCCACTCTCTGCTCATCGCCCCACGTCCCCTCCACTGCTCTCTCCTCGCTGGTTGGCGTTTATCTGGTTACAGAGCTCCTTTCTCAGTGTGGGGTTGTTTTATCCTCCACAGAATCTTATGCCCACCCTCCCCGGCCAAGACGCACCTCTGCCGCCCCCGCAGCAGCCCTACATCTCGGGGCAGCAGCCCGTGTACCCGCAGGTGAGCCTCTCCCGGGGCCAACACCGTGGGTCATGACAGGGGACAGGTTTTGCTGTGGACCCCCCTCAGCAGCGGGGCTGCCCTGGGAAGTGCAGCCAGTGTGGGGCAGGACGGCTGCTCTGCGGGCAGGACCAGGACAGACACTTAGCAACACCTACAGGTGCCAAACCACGCATTTACTAAAAAGCCCAAGGTCACATCATCTCCGGTCCACAGACATGAATCGGGAACACCTGGGGTCTGGGCTCTGCTGGGGACAGGAAGCGTGCAGGGAGTCGGGAGCGTGGGCTCGAGGGGCCTGAGTACCAGGGCAAGGCTGGGATGTGGCGTGTTCTGGAGAGGAGCCGGTATAGGGTGGGGTGGCTGGGGCCTGGAGAGGGAGGACAGACCGATGGGCCATGTGTCCCCCCCCAGCAGATGGCGCCCTCTAGCGGCCCTCCTCAGCAGCAGCCCCCAGTGGCCCAGCAGCCGCCGCCACAGGGGCCACCGCCACAGGGCAGCGAAGCCCAGCTCATCTCGTTTGACTGACCACGGCTGGGAGCTCCCCATCCAGAGTAACACTACGGTTCTCCAAAACCACCGCCTCCGTCTCTAACTAGCGTCGTCCTTCTGCCTCGCTCTCTCCCCTCTGCGTGTAGTGTCCCTGCTCTGCACGGGCAGGGTGACCCTTCACCCTGGCCCTTTTCCGTCTTTGTCCTCACCTGCTGGCTTCTCGTCCCCCCCCCAGGCCCCATCCTTGTCCCTGTCTTCTTGAGTTGGTGTCTGGCTCCTCTCCCCAGGGCTGGGCCTCAgcagggagggtggtagggaagGACTTTCTCTGAGAGGAAGCCCCCAGCCCAGCACGTCGGGTCCCGAGAGGGCCAGGTGGAGTGGGGTCTCTGCCCCACACAGCTCATGCCCTCCCGTTCCCACCCAGGACACCTTAGGGCCTGTGGCCTGTGACTAGCTTGAGTGCTCCCCAGAGTCCTCCCCTGCAGGCTGTCAGCAGGGGTGCTCTGGCCCTCACAGGAAGGGTGGGGCCTGTCTCCAGCTTCTCTGCTTCTGAGCCGTCATCTCATCCAGTGCCCTGAGTAGACAGAATGGAACAGTGATAATAAAATGTCTTTCAACAAGTATTCGGGTGTCTGCAGAGAGAGGTGCTGAGCAGCTGGTCCAGCTGTGGACAGGGGTGTATAAGGTGCCTCCCCACAGGCCAGCTGCCCCTCGCCCCAGGCCCAGCTCCACAGGAGTCTCAACTGGTAGATGCTGCTCTGCCTTGAGATCTGCTGTTTTCCTCCCTGAGACTGAGCACTGAGGAGCTGTCCTGTCTCCACCCAGCCCTGTGCTGCCCTGACTCCAGTCTGAGTCTGGGATGCCAGTTGAGAGTCGtagcctagaagaaaacatttaagacAATGCAGACTCGCAGCCTTTTGCATTCAGGATTCAGAACATTTCACAGACTTTGGACAAACCTCTTGGGTGACCCCCATTTTAGCTTGTCTGCGAAGGAATGGACTAGTTTAATAGGCACAGAGCTCACGTCAAAGGAATGGCCAGAATCACAGAGGTGCTGGGCCGAGGGCAGCCCTGTCTCCTGGCTCTGATCTAAAGTCAGGGCTGTTCTGCCTGGGATCTTAGGAAATCATCTGTGGCGTCTGGGACAGCAGCGAGGGGGCATGCTCTCTGTTGCATCTAAAGAGGAAAGGCCCCAGGACCTGAAGGGCTTGGGATACCCCATGTGCCAGATGTTTAGGAGCTGGACTAAGGCAGGGGTGCAGAGGCTTCTGGCAGGTGGAGACAGAGCCCAGGCTTACAAATGCTCTTCTCCCAGGACCCCGTCTGACCCCTTCCGGGCTCAATCACAACCCTTAGCAGACGCTGTAAGCCGAGTACCGAGCTCCCTGCGGGTCTGGTCCAGGCGGAGGGCGGCGGCCTGGCTTCCAGGGTGGCCAGGACGGAAGGACAAAAGGTGCGCCCGTGCTGGCCGGAAAGGCAGCCGTTTAGGTACAGGAGGAAACCGAGGAGAAGGCGGCCCAGAGGGTAGGGGCGCTCCTGCCGCCAGGTGACCACAGGCCACGGACAGCCGGACCCCCGGGGCGAAGCTACCCAGGAAGGGAACTGGGGACCCTCGAGCCCGCCCTGCGGTAGCGCAAACTTCACGAGCCCGGGGTCGGGTGCAGGCATCACTGTGCCGTCCAACAGGGCCAAGTCCCGGCCGGTCGTCCCTAGTGGGACTGCCCGGGGATCCAGCCCGCCTCCCCGACTCGGACGGAACCCACGCCGTGGCTCagccttctctgggcttcattcACCCCCCGGGGCGGAGAGCTCGGGCCAGCCGCTGTCCGGCCGCCGCCAAAGAGTTGTCTGCGCGTGTCCCGTCCATCGTCTTCGGGGTAATCTGGGAGCGAGAGGAGGCAAGTCGAGGTGAGAGCGTCCTCCTCCAGCTCGTTTGCTCGGCGGCCCTGGCGGCTAGAGCGTCCTCCCTAGCTCCTATACCCGATGGCCCTGGCGGCTAGAGCGTCCTCCCCCAGCTCCTATGCCCGATGGCCCGGGCGGCTAGAGCGTCATCCCCAACCCCTATGTTCGGCGGTCCTGGCGGCTAGAGCGTCCTCCCCCGACACCCAGCTCGCATGCTCGGCGGTCCTGGCGGCTAGAGCGCCCTCCCCACAGCGTATGCTCGACGGTCTTGGCGGCTAGAGCGTCCTCCCCCAGCGCGTATGCTCGGCGGTCCGGGCAGCTAGAGCGTCCCTCCTACTGGGAGCCGCGTGTGACCTTCTCGCTTGTGGAGCGATGCTGCCGGCGGCCGCAAGCCTCCTGTGGGGGCCGTGTCTTAGGCTTCGAGCCGCCGCCCTCCGCCTCGCCAGGTACCGCAGGCCGCCGAGGGCCGGGCAGCCGGGCACTGAGGGTGCAGGTCGGGGCGGCGTCCGCGGGCGTGGGGCCACCCCGGACTCGGTGGGTCCCTACGGGGGTGGTGGGCGCGGGGCCCCCTCCTGACGATCCCCTAACCGCGGGGGCCGCCGATAGTTCCGGCGTGGCCCAGGATGACCTTGGACCGGTCCCTGATTATTTCCGAGCTTCAGTTTCCCCGGCATCACAGTGACATGGTAGGACTTCCATGAGTGGATCTGGCGTTCTGCCGCCAGGGGCCCTAGGTTCTGAAAGGCTTTGTGCCGCAAAATGCGTTCAAGTAATTGCCTTACCTTTGTGGGTTGGTATAGTTCATCCAAGCCGGAAACAACGTCGTGGGTAGCGTGTCTGCATTACAGTTACGTGGGTTTCTAAGGCCCTTTGAAGAACATAAAGTAGCTGGGAAATCCCTTTCTTATCCACGTGGACCCTGGAGTCTGAGAACCTGAGTCAGGACCAAGGAGCTAGATCTTCTGAGCTCATGGCACCTACCTGCCTGGTCCGTGTCACCTGCTTGTGCCAGGCTGATGACTCTGTTTGAATGGGGGTTAGGCAACAGGTACCTCGTGTCTGCTCCGTGCGCCTGATGAGATGCAGCAGCCATCGAGGGGGGGAGGCCCTTGCTGGTGCCCCCCTGGATAACACCCCCAAGGAGTACCCCCCCAAGATCCAGCAGCTGGTCCAGGACATTGCCAGCCTCACGCTGCTGGAGATCTCAGACCTCAACGAGCTCCTGAAGGTATCATGGCCCAGGCCGGGTAGGGAGGTCTGGGGCCCTTTCCTGGGGTATTTGGGAATTTGGTAAATTGTCCAAAGGGTGCTCCATGAATGCAAGGATCTTGCCAGGCATGTCCCTGAGCGTGTCTTGGTGTGATGGCCAGCTCCTGAAACTACCTTTCTCTGTTCCTGCAGAAAACGTTGAAGATCCAGGATGTGGGG contains:
- the HGS gene encoding hepatocyte growth factor-regulated tyrosine kinase substrate isoform X3, encoding MGRGSGTFERLLDKATSQLLLETDWESILQICDLIRQGDTQAKYAVSSIKKKVNDKNPHVALYALEVMESVVKNCGQTVHDEVANKQTMEELKELLKRQVEVNVRNKILYLIQAWAHAFRNEPKYKVVQDTYQIMKVEGHVFPEFKESDAMFAAERAPDWVDAEECHRCRVQFGVMTRKHHCRACGQIFCGKCSSKYSTIPKFGIEKEVRVCEPCYEQLNKKAEGKAASTTELPPEYLTSPLSQQSQLPPKRDETALQEEEELQLALALSQSEAEEKERMRQKSAYAAYPKAEPTPVASSAPPASSLYSSPVNSSAPLAEDIDPELARYLNRNYWEKKQEEARKSPTPSAPVPLAEPAAQPGEAHTVPASVETSLPETDPQPVNPAGGPFSEQYQNGESEESHAQFLKALQNAVTTFVNRMKSNHVRGRSITNDSAVLSLFQSINGMHPQLLELLNQLDERRLYYEGLQDKLAQIRDARGALSALREEHREKLRRAAEEAERQRQIQLAQKLEIMRQKKQEYLEVQRQLAIQRLQEQEKERQMRLEQQKQTIQMRAQMPAFSLPYAQLQAMPAAGGVLYQPSGPASFAGTFSPAGSVEGSPMHTMYMSQPAPATSGPYPSMPGAAADPSMVSAYMYTAGAAGTQAAPQGPTGPTTSPAYSSYQPTPTQGYQNVASQAPQSLPAISQPPQSSTMGYMGSQSVSMGYQPYGMQNLMPTLPGQDAPLPPPQQPYISGQQPVYPQMAPSSGPPQQQPPVAQQPPPQGPPPQGSEAQLISFD
- the HGS gene encoding hepatocyte growth factor-regulated tyrosine kinase substrate isoform X1, producing the protein MGRGSGTFERLLDKATSQLLLETDWESILQICDLIRQGDTQAKYAVSSIKKKVNDKNPHVALYALEVMESVVKNCGQTVHDEVANKQTMEELKELLKRQVEVNVRNKILYLIQAWAHAFRNEPKYKVVQDTYQIMKVEGHVFPEFKESDAMFAAERAPDWVDAEECHRCRVQFGVMTRKHHCRACGQIFCGKCSSKYSTIPKFGIEKEVRVCEPCYEQLNKKAEGKAASTTELPPEYLTSPLSQQSQLPPKRDETALQEEEELQLALALSQSEAEEKERMRQKSAYAAYPKAEPTPVASSAPPASSLYSSPVNSSAPLAEDIDPELARYLNRNYWEKKQEEARKSPTPSAPVPLAEPAAQPGEAHTVPASVETSLPETDPQPVNPAGGPFSEQYQNGESEESHAQFLKALQNAVTTFVNRMKSNHVRGRSITNDSAVLSLFQSINGMHPQLLELLNQLDERRLYYEGLQDKLAQIRDARGALSALREEHREKLRRAAEEAERQRQIQLAQKLEIMRQKKQEYLEVQRQLAIQRLQEQEKERQMRLEQQKQTIQMRAQMPAFSLPYAQLQAMPAAGGVLYQPSGPASFAGTFSPAGSVEGSPMHTMYMSQPAPATSGPYPSMPGAAADPSMVSAYMYTAGAAGTQAAPQGPTGPTTSPAYSSYQPTPTQGYQNVASQAPQSLPAISQPPQSSTMGYMGSQSVSMGYQPYGMQNLMPTLPGQDAPLPPPQQPYISGQQPVYPQQMAPSSGPPQQQPPVAQQPPPQGPPPQGSEAQLISFD
- the HGS gene encoding hepatocyte growth factor-regulated tyrosine kinase substrate isoform X2, with the protein product MGRGSGTFERLLDKATSQLLLETDWESILQICDLIRQGDTQAKYAVSSIKKKVNDKNPHVALYALEVMESVVKNCGQTVHDEVANKQTMEELKELLKRQVEVNVRNKILYLIQAWAHAFRNEPKYKVVQDTYQIMKVEGHVFPEFKESDAMFAAERAPDWVDAEECHRCRVQFGVMTRKHHCRACGQIFCGKCSSKYSTIPKFGIEKEVRVCEPCYEQLNKKAEGKAASTTELPPEYLTSPLSQQSQLPPKRDETALQEEEELQLALALSQSEAEEKERMRQKSAYAAYPKAEPTPVASSAPPASSLYSSPVNSSAPLAEDIDPELARYLNRNYWEKKQEEARKSPTPSAPVPLAEPAAQPGEAHTVPASVETSLPETDPQPVNPAGGPFSEQQYQNGESEESHAQFLKALQNAVTTFVNRMKSNHVRGRSITNDSAVLSLFQSINGMHPQLLELLNQLDERRLYYEGLQDKLAQIRDARGALSALREEHREKLRRAAEEAERQRQIQLAQKLEIMRQKKQEYLEVQRQLAIQRLQEQEKERQMRLEQQKQTIQMRAQMPAFSLPYAQLQAMPAAGGVLYQPSGPASFAGTFSPAGSVEGSPMHTMYMSQPAPATSGPYPSMPGAAADPSMVSAYMYTAGAAGTQAAPQGPTGPTTSPAYSSYQPTPTQGYQNVASQAPQSLPAISQPPQSSTMGYMGSQSVSMGYQPYGMQNLMPTLPGQDAPLPPPQQPYISGQQPVYPQMAPSSGPPQQQPPVAQQPPPQGPPPQGSEAQLISFD
- the HGS gene encoding hepatocyte growth factor-regulated tyrosine kinase substrate isoform X4 → MGRGSGTFERLLDKATSQLLLETDWESILQICDLIRQGDTQAKYAVSSIKKKVNDKNPHVALYALEVMESVVKNCGQTVHDEVANKQTMEELKELLKRQVEVNVRNKILYLIQAWAHAFRNEPKYKVVQDTYQIMKVEGHVFPEFKESDAMFAAERAPDWVDAEECHRCRVQFGVMTRKHHCRACGQIFCGKCSSKYSTIPKFGIEKEVRVCEPCYEQLNKKAEGKAASTTELPPEYLTSPLSQQSQLPPKRDETALQEEEELQLALALSQSEAEEKERMRQKSAYAAYPKAEPTPVASSAPPASSLYSSPVNSSAPLAEDIDPELARYLNRNYWEKKQEEARKSPTPSAPVPLAEPAAQPGEAHTVPASVETSLPETDPQPVNPAGGPFSEQQYQNGESEESHAQFLKALQNAVTTFVNRMKSNHVRGRSITNDSAVLSLFQSINGMHPQLLELLNQLDERRLYYEGLQDKLAQIRDARGALSALREEHREKLRRAAEEAERQRQIQLAQKLEIMRQKKQEYLEVQRQLAIQRLQEQEKERQMRLEQQKQTIQMRAQMPAFSLPYAQLQAMPAAGGVLYQPSGPASFAGTFSPAGSVEGSPMHTMYMSQPAPATSGPYPSMPGAAADPSMVSAYMYTAGAAGTQAAPQGPTGPTTSPAYSSYQPTPTQGYQNVASQAPQSLPAISQPPQSSTMGYMGSQSVSMGYQPYGMQNLMPTLPGQDAPLPPPQQPYISGQQPVYPQQMAPSSGPPQQQPPVAQQPPPQGPPPQGSEAQLISFD